A section of the Amblyomma americanum isolate KBUSLIRL-KWMA chromosome 2, ASM5285725v1, whole genome shotgun sequence genome encodes:
- the LOC144118655 gene encoding uncharacterized protein LOC144118655 isoform X1 has protein sequence MAASAMCSALVLLGATLVHSTGAEESMEEKLSCVYMQGSSAVRQCIANLFRDQGLNLGIQNALPLPEGVSERVRILAVGCLAVRVFFKAHEYGCAPAQSIRDAYDCVYTYEEKKEELLNAFNVRSSEDYLQFAGKIEACQGSFTANKKNARQSYSRYFRKGVHSASNNRTRAIRAVEEAAAHASNKTV, from the exons ATGGCAGCTAGCGCGATGTGTTCAGCTCTGGTGCTCCTCGGAGCCACTCTGGTGCACAGCACTGGTGCTGAAGAGAGTATGGAAGAGAAACTCTCGTGTGTTTATATGCAAG GCAGCAGCGCTGTACGCCAATGCATTGCCAACCTGTTCAGGGATCAAGGGCTCAACCTGGGGATACAGAACGCTCTTCCC CTGCCCGAGGGAGTCTCTGAGAGGGTCAGAATACTCGCCGTTGGCTGCCTGGCGGTAAGAGTGTTCTTCAAGGCACATGAATACGGCTGCGCTCCAGCGCAATCA ATAAGAGACGCTTACGACTGCGTCTACACCtacgaagaaaagaaagaagag ctCTTGAATGCATTCAATGTAAGAAGCTCTGAAGACTACCTTCAATTCGCAGGAAAGATTGAG GCCTGCCAGGGAAGCTTTACTGCAAACAAAAAGAACGCGCGCCAAAG TTATTCCAGGTATTTCAGGAAAGGTGTCCACTCCGCGTCCAACAACCGCACCCGAGCGATACGCGCCGTGGAAGAGGCTGCGGCGCACGCTTCGAATAAGACCGTGTAA
- the LOC144118655 gene encoding uncharacterized protein LOC144118655 isoform X2, translating into MAASAMCSALVLLGATLVHSTGAEESMEEKLSCVYMQGSSAVRQCIANLFRDQGLNLGIQNALPLPEGVSERVRILAVGCLAVRVFFKAHEYGCAPAQSIRDAYDCVYTYEEKKEELLNAFNVRSSEDYLQFAGKIEACQGSFTANKKNARQRYFRKGVHSASNNRTRAIRAVEEAAAHASNKTV; encoded by the exons ATGGCAGCTAGCGCGATGTGTTCAGCTCTGGTGCTCCTCGGAGCCACTCTGGTGCACAGCACTGGTGCTGAAGAGAGTATGGAAGAGAAACTCTCGTGTGTTTATATGCAAG GCAGCAGCGCTGTACGCCAATGCATTGCCAACCTGTTCAGGGATCAAGGGCTCAACCTGGGGATACAGAACGCTCTTCCC CTGCCCGAGGGAGTCTCTGAGAGGGTCAGAATACTCGCCGTTGGCTGCCTGGCGGTAAGAGTGTTCTTCAAGGCACATGAATACGGCTGCGCTCCAGCGCAATCA ATAAGAGACGCTTACGACTGCGTCTACACCtacgaagaaaagaaagaagag ctCTTGAATGCATTCAATGTAAGAAGCTCTGAAGACTACCTTCAATTCGCAGGAAAGATTGAG GCCTGCCAGGGAAGCTTTACTGCAAACAAAAAGAACGCGCGCCAAAG GTATTTCAGGAAAGGTGTCCACTCCGCGTCCAACAACCGCACCCGAGCGATACGCGCCGTGGAAGAGGCTGCGGCGCACGCTTCGAATAAGACCGTGTAA